The following proteins are co-located in the Polyangiaceae bacterium genome:
- a CDS encoding protein kinase yields the protein MMTAAPLAPSLHIGSQVGGYEIVQRLGAGGMAEVYLAMQHGPSGFRRRVVLKRVHPHLAEEPDFVEMFMAEAGVAATLSHPNIVHVYEFFETEGSGYFLVLEYVPGYTVHRLVRDLKRKGKRVPIDVAVRIAIAVCEALEYAYNVQDADGDPMHIVHRDVSPSNVLVGMDGQVRLFDFGIARVLSRASSTMVGQLKGKYRYMSPEQARSQPLDQRSDLFSVGVMLYEMTTLRYAFRGATHLETITAVTQTEPPAPSSLVPGFPPALEQVILRALSKQREGRFASARDMARALEACAQVAHPQKLEALMQEVFPDGPPDQAAAPATPTSLSSPASSGLIRRPPPTPSGPFSQPVPEIIAPMPGVSEPPRAEPELPSPVTEASGGATPQVDWLTWGALAAFIVLSILFWVLVYPRFG from the coding sequence ATGATGACGGCAGCTCCGCTCGCACCTTCCCTTCACATCGGCAGCCAAGTCGGCGGCTACGAGATCGTGCAGCGGTTGGGTGCCGGAGGCATGGCCGAGGTCTACCTGGCCATGCAGCACGGGCCGTCGGGCTTTCGGCGCCGCGTGGTGCTCAAGCGCGTGCACCCGCACCTTGCCGAAGAACCCGATTTCGTCGAGATGTTCATGGCGGAGGCAGGGGTCGCCGCCACGCTGTCGCATCCCAACATCGTTCACGTCTACGAGTTCTTCGAGACCGAGGGCTCGGGGTACTTCCTGGTGTTGGAGTACGTGCCTGGGTACACCGTGCACCGCTTGGTCCGTGACTTGAAGCGAAAGGGCAAGCGAGTTCCCATCGACGTGGCAGTGCGCATCGCCATCGCGGTATGTGAGGCTTTGGAGTACGCGTACAACGTGCAAGACGCCGACGGGGATCCGATGCACATCGTGCATCGCGACGTCTCGCCGTCGAACGTGCTCGTGGGCATGGACGGACAGGTCAGGCTGTTCGATTTCGGCATTGCCCGAGTGCTTTCGCGCGCCAGTAGCACAATGGTGGGGCAGCTCAAGGGCAAGTATCGCTACATGTCCCCCGAGCAAGCGCGCTCGCAGCCGCTGGACCAGCGCTCGGATCTCTTCTCGGTTGGGGTGATGCTCTACGAGATGACGACGCTGCGCTACGCGTTCCGCGGCGCGACGCACTTGGAAACCATCACGGCGGTGACGCAGACGGAGCCGCCGGCGCCAAGTTCGCTCGTGCCGGGCTTTCCTCCTGCTCTTGAACAGGTGATTTTGCGTGCGCTCAGCAAACAGCGCGAGGGGCGCTTCGCGAGCGCGCGAGACATGGCCCGAGCCCTCGAGGCTTGCGCCCAGGTCGCGCACCCGCAGAAACTCGAAGCGCTGATGCAGGAAGTCTTCCCGGATGGACCGCCGGATCAAGCGGCGGCGCCGGCGACGCCCACCAGCCTTTCATCCCCTGCGAGTTCGGGATTGATTCGGCGGCCTCCGCCCACGCCGTCGGGGCCTTTCAGCCAGCCCGTTCCCGAGATCATCGCGCCGATGCCTGGCGTGTCCGAGCCACCTCGTGCGGAGCCGGAGTTGCCTTCCCCGGTAACGGAGGCAAGCGGCGGCGCCACGCCTCAAGTGGATTGGCTGACCTGGGGCGCCCTCGCGGCATTCATCGTGCTGTCAATTCTGTTCTGGGTGCTGGTGTACCCGAGGTTTGGCTAG
- a CDS encoding serine/threonine-protein kinase → MAAPPLPDRIGRYEVVGRLAAGGMAEILLSRLIGPSGFERPVVVKRILPHLAHTSEFSTMFLDEARLVARIRHPNVVQVHELGEIDEELFLVMEYLEGESVSGLLRRFVSLNKRMPHALCAYIIAEACAGLHAAHELTDSEGYPLDLVHRDISPQNVFVLYNGGVRLLDFGIAKAADRSSQTATGEIKGKFQYMSPEQCLCKPLDRRSDIFSLGVVLFELSTNRRLFKRENELMVFKAICEQPLVPPSQVAPGYPKALEAVVVKALARRPEDRYQTAAEMRKDLLAVARELGAGDEPAEHVAQLMRDVFRDRIEEKAEMLRRVSSGSNPTRIPVNNADEGIEVPDVTEWVSSKRLSAADPAPPSKTPRRVALGVVLGLATLGVGYVAISQTRSSEAEAARPEPSAAPSSAAPAPPARDSVSAGPTPAPAVPSTVTLTVSSNPPGANVYWDGDKRGTTPVTLTLTHSATAGVLKVERVGYDVIEKTLVPDQARAVDLALVRAARARPNPTPEPAPKPKEEVPLF, encoded by the coding sequence ATGGCAGCGCCGCCGCTACCCGACCGCATTGGCCGCTACGAGGTGGTGGGTCGGCTGGCTGCTGGCGGAATGGCCGAGATCCTCCTCAGCCGACTGATTGGTCCGAGCGGGTTCGAACGTCCGGTCGTCGTCAAACGCATCCTGCCGCATCTCGCCCACACCTCGGAGTTCTCCACCATGTTCCTGGACGAAGCGCGCCTCGTGGCCCGCATTCGACACCCGAACGTGGTGCAAGTGCACGAGCTGGGCGAGATCGACGAAGAGCTGTTCCTGGTCATGGAATACCTGGAGGGGGAAAGCGTATCGGGGCTGCTGCGACGCTTCGTGTCGCTGAACAAGCGCATGCCGCACGCTTTGTGCGCCTACATCATCGCCGAGGCATGCGCCGGTCTTCACGCCGCCCACGAACTGACGGACAGTGAGGGATACCCCCTGGACCTCGTTCACCGCGACATCTCGCCGCAGAACGTGTTCGTCCTCTACAACGGCGGCGTGCGCTTGCTGGACTTCGGTATAGCCAAGGCGGCAGACCGCAGTTCCCAAACTGCAACGGGAGAAATCAAGGGCAAGTTCCAGTACATGTCGCCGGAGCAATGCCTGTGCAAGCCTCTGGACCGGCGCTCGGACATCTTCTCGCTAGGCGTGGTCTTGTTCGAGCTCAGCACGAACCGGCGGCTGTTCAAGCGTGAGAACGAGCTGATGGTGTTCAAGGCGATCTGCGAGCAGCCCCTGGTGCCGCCGTCCCAAGTCGCACCTGGGTATCCGAAAGCTCTGGAAGCCGTCGTGGTCAAGGCTCTCGCGCGACGTCCCGAGGACCGCTATCAAACAGCGGCAGAAATGCGCAAAGATCTCCTCGCGGTTGCCCGAGAGTTGGGCGCGGGCGACGAACCTGCGGAGCACGTGGCCCAGCTCATGCGTGACGTGTTCCGCGACCGCATCGAAGAGAAAGCGGAAATGCTGCGCCGAGTCAGCTCCGGCAGCAACCCGACGCGGATTCCGGTCAACAATGCCGACGAGGGCATCGAGGTACCCGACGTCACCGAGTGGGTCAGCTCCAAACGACTCTCCGCCGCAGACCCGGCACCGCCCTCCAAGACACCGCGCCGAGTGGCGCTCGGAGTCGTGCTTGGGCTTGCTACCCTTGGCGTCGGCTACGTTGCCATTTCCCAGACCCGCTCGAGTGAGGCGGAGGCAGCCCGGCCCGAGCCGTCCGCCGCCCCCAGCTCGGCGGCCCCCGCGCCGCCTGCGCGTGATTCTGTGAGTGCCGGCCCCACACCAGCGCCCGCGGTGCCGTCGACCGTCACGCTCACCGTGAGCTCCAATCCGCCGGGGGCGAACGTCTACTGGGACGGCGACAAGCGCGGCACCACCCCGGTGACTCTCACACTCACGCACTCCGCCACGGCGGGCGTGCTGAAAGTGGAGCGCGTCGGCTACGACGTGATCGAAAAGACGCTCGTTCCGGATCAGGCCCGCGCCGTAGATCTAGCATTGGTGCGTGCCGCGCGAGCCCGGCCAAATCCAACCCCAGAACCCGCTCCGAAGCCGAAGGAAGAAGTCCCGCTCTTCTGA
- a CDS encoding DUF3373 family protein has product MHRRIKALGFAEAIAPFAAVVFVVSPVWAQAPEDTSEDVPPATSAAPAPPAAPAPVAPAEPVEEVATQEDLDELRSWVKELDERTSKVERDQALDRLSWTANYRTILSSYWYKGPSPDGQPIQVEKTHGEQWLHRLRLDLRTDPEASVRFTGRMTMFKRYGTNTATPFPQDSTETRIPRDASLRLERAWLDWFITDYLALSAGRISYSDGPPNELKDNRSVPDATWGQQMVDGEYETVDLTAIIIPEHLLVRGFYASWSFPRQDDLFSSSLFLNDGTENLRIIGGNLDIRAQAAGSLFVQLGAYHVPKFRPFTVPIPNPAPPPNPSNAPPPFDGSLVFPSDKPASLGSYSNFSALVMWGDIARSGLDVFASGALGILDPNDQAISYPIGPGGVSVPLLQLSSADSDDHNTYFFFGGARFKLPFGDKLAPRLGAEYNFGSRYMISFAGPTSNLTNKLANRGHAVEAYVIQPLAEGLWFRTSYTWIDTNYSGGFFGPAAPFGGTSPEVEQTLRSLSFALDATF; this is encoded by the coding sequence ATGCACCGAAGAATCAAGGCGCTGGGATTCGCTGAAGCGATCGCGCCGTTCGCGGCAGTCGTCTTCGTCGTTTCGCCGGTTTGGGCCCAAGCGCCTGAGGACACCTCCGAGGACGTGCCACCGGCGACCAGCGCCGCGCCCGCGCCGCCCGCAGCTCCTGCTCCGGTGGCGCCCGCCGAGCCCGTCGAGGAAGTTGCGACGCAGGAGGACCTGGACGAGCTGCGATCCTGGGTCAAAGAACTCGACGAGCGGACTTCCAAGGTCGAGCGCGATCAAGCGCTGGATCGTCTCAGCTGGACCGCGAATTACCGTACCATTCTCTCGTCCTACTGGTACAAGGGGCCATCGCCAGACGGCCAGCCCATCCAGGTCGAGAAGACGCACGGCGAGCAGTGGCTCCACCGCTTGCGCCTCGACTTGCGCACCGATCCAGAGGCGAGCGTGCGTTTCACCGGACGCATGACGATGTTCAAGCGCTACGGCACCAATACCGCGACCCCGTTTCCTCAAGACTCGACTGAGACACGCATTCCCCGCGATGCGTCCTTGCGTCTGGAGCGAGCTTGGCTCGACTGGTTCATCACCGACTACCTGGCACTCTCCGCCGGACGCATCTCCTACAGTGATGGCCCTCCGAACGAGCTGAAGGACAACCGTTCGGTTCCGGACGCGACGTGGGGACAGCAGATGGTGGATGGCGAATACGAGACCGTCGATCTGACCGCCATCATCATCCCCGAGCACCTGTTGGTCCGAGGGTTCTACGCGTCATGGTCGTTTCCGCGTCAAGACGACCTCTTCTCGAGTTCGCTGTTCTTGAATGACGGCACCGAGAACCTGCGCATCATCGGCGGCAATCTCGACATCCGTGCGCAAGCAGCCGGCTCGCTATTCGTGCAACTGGGCGCGTATCACGTGCCCAAGTTTCGGCCTTTCACCGTACCCATTCCCAATCCGGCGCCTCCACCCAACCCGTCCAATGCCCCGCCGCCCTTCGACGGATCTCTGGTCTTTCCCTCGGACAAGCCGGCGTCCCTCGGTTCCTACTCGAACTTCAGCGCGCTGGTGATGTGGGGTGACATCGCGCGCAGCGGGCTCGACGTGTTCGCCTCAGGCGCGTTGGGGATTCTGGATCCAAACGACCAAGCCATCTCATACCCGATTGGTCCGGGTGGCGTGAGCGTGCCCTTGCTGCAACTGTCCTCTGCGGACTCGGACGACCACAACACGTACTTCTTCTTCGGCGGTGCTCGATTCAAGCTCCCCTTCGGCGACAAGCTCGCGCCGCGCCTTGGGGCGGAATACAACTTCGGCTCCCGCTACATGATCTCGTTCGCGGGACCCACCAGCAACCTGACCAACAAGCTGGCGAATCGCGGGCACGCAGTGGAGGCGTACGTCATTCAGCCGCTGGCCGAAGGACTGTGGTTCCGCACCAGCTACACCTGGATCGATACCAACTACAGCGGAGGGTTCTTCGGGCCTGCGGCGCCCTTCGGCGGGACCTCGCCCGAAGTCGAGCAGACCCTTCGCAGCCTCAGTTTCGCATTGGACGCGACATTTTGA
- a CDS encoding PEGA domain-containing protein, with protein sequence MGTTAQGALFLGLTLRGGGVADGEAGSGIAAALALPPGVTSASAQSAAAEEAPAAQTQARFEVTPRDAIVELDNVNLGAATAATIEPGKHTLRVSQDGFVPKQLEFSALEGKTTIIRIRLREEETPSAAAVPKAQAFAFGKAKTKAKAAAAAEADDQESAIVTVDTPSAPSVRAKDVEVEITSEPTPPAAPAAPALSPTPAQPVVVALAPTRKTRTGKTPRVADGTSGDSRQGRNLIQSRCAGCHGVAANKFSAAQWRSFFADGRHDRFKRLGGKVSAKELGSIKSYLEKNAADAPKNQGAGIR encoded by the coding sequence ATGGGAACCACCGCTCAAGGAGCTTTGTTCCTCGGCTTGACTCTGCGCGGGGGTGGCGTCGCGGATGGCGAAGCGGGAAGTGGAATCGCCGCTGCCCTTGCGTTGCCCCCCGGGGTGACCAGCGCGTCGGCGCAATCGGCCGCAGCGGAGGAAGCGCCCGCGGCTCAGACTCAGGCGCGCTTCGAGGTGACGCCGCGTGACGCAATCGTGGAACTCGACAACGTCAACTTGGGAGCGGCCACCGCCGCGACCATCGAGCCGGGCAAACACACGCTGCGCGTGAGCCAAGACGGCTTCGTGCCCAAGCAGCTGGAGTTCAGCGCCCTCGAGGGCAAAACGACGATCATTCGCATCCGGTTACGTGAGGAAGAAACGCCGAGCGCCGCAGCAGTGCCGAAGGCGCAGGCGTTTGCGTTCGGCAAGGCCAAGACCAAAGCCAAGGCGGCTGCGGCGGCAGAGGCGGACGACCAGGAATCCGCGATCGTCACGGTCGACACGCCTTCTGCCCCGTCCGTCCGTGCGAAGGACGTCGAGGTAGAGATCACGAGTGAACCCACTCCCCCAGCGGCACCCGCAGCACCTGCCCTTTCCCCGACGCCCGCGCAGCCAGTGGTCGTTGCGTTGGCGCCTACGCGGAAGACTCGCACCGGAAAGACCCCGCGAGTGGCCGACGGCACGAGCGGCGACAGTCGCCAGGGGCGCAATCTGATTCAGTCGCGATGTGCCGGCTGTCACGGTGTGGCGGCAAACAAGTTCTCCGCGGCCCAGTGGCGCTCCTTCTTCGCGGACGGCCGTCACGACCGCTTCAAGCGCCTTGGCGGAAAGGTCTCCGCCAAGGAACTCGGATCGATCAAGAGCTACCTGGAAAAGAACGCTGCCGATGCACCGAAGAATCAAGGCGCTGGGATTCGCTGA